TTCTTTTTTGAAGTCATTGTTAAGTTTACAGCAAATAATAAACCCATAAATCAGATTGACTTAGGTCTTACAGGATTTCTAGGCTTATTTTTTACTGGACTATTGAATTTAACCTTTAACTTTTTTGCTCCATTGAACTCTCCCATCCTCTTGATATTAATATTTATTGGAATTGTTCTGGGTGTCAAAATTTTAGTTGAAAAGCGGGACTTTTCACAAAGTCTACGATTCAATTCTCTTTTCGCTGTATCAGTCATTCTAGCTCCTTTGGCAGGGACGATGGGAGTAGGATATGATGGAGGCTTGTATCATCTTCCACATCAACTCTGGTTACGAAATGAATCCATTGTCATTGGTCTAGCTAACTTCCATGGTCGCTTTGGTTTTGGATCTCTATTAGAATATATATCTTCCCCATTGTGGCTAGGCAATAACTTTATTTTATTGTCTTATCTACAGGTTTCATTTCTTGTATTTTTCTCGGCTTTTTTAATTAACCAAGTCATAGATTTTCAAGGCAGGAGCTTGACTCTAAGTATTGGTATTATAGTCAGTCTTCTATCGCTTCCTCTGCGAGATTATGTGCTCCAAGGTTATACTTACACAGATCTACCGGCTGGCATTTCATTTGCATCCACTTTCCTTTATGGTTGGACCATCCTTAATAAGCAAAACCAAGTTTTTCGTAATGAGTACTTATTACTCTTTATCTTAGGTCTGTCTGCTTTTTTTTA
The Prochlorothrix hollandica PCC 9006 = CALU 1027 genome window above contains:
- a CDS encoding LIC_10190 family membrane protein, whose product is MIFNIIFFPLFILAFVSLGSFFFEVIVKFTANNKPINQIDLGLTGFLGLFFTGLLNLTFNFFAPLNSPILLILIFIGIVLGVKILVEKRDFSQSLRFNSLFAVSVILAPLAGTMGVGYDGGLYHLPHQLWLRNESIVIGLANFHGRFGFGSLLEYISSPLWLGNNFILLSYLQVSFLVFFSAFLINQVIDFQGRSLTLSIGIIVSLLSLPLRDYVLQGYTYTDLPAGISFASTFLYGWTILNKQNQVFRNEYLLLFILGLSAFFYKSSCVLIALWCLFVVMYRIFYHKKGDTLYECINAARLPLFILAIWIFKNLIMTGCLLYPASSSCLNLDWSSYSNALNDSNWITAWARHPSSGLYSLEDSSWFLSWWLPHYSNLIKRLTVSGLIVGLFYLLIHPDFRSFSRLSGNEAV